A single genomic interval of Staphylococcus hyicus harbors:
- the pnp gene encoding polyribonucleotide nucleotidyltransferase, with product MSQEKKVFKTEWANRPLTIETGQLAKQANGAVLVRYGDTVVLSTATASKEPRDGDFFPLTVNYEEKMYAAGKIPGGFKKREGRPADEATLTARLIDRPIRPLFPDGYRHDVQIMNMVLSADPNCSPEMAAMIGSSMALSVSDIPFQGPIAGVNVGYVDGEFVINPNLEQQATSRLDLEVAGHKDAINMVEAGASEITEAEMLEAILFGHKEIQRLCAFQEEIIAHIQPEKHDFVPQEKNETLIDSVKAKAEAHQLYQAIQTVDKQEREANLDAAKETIIAEYINEEDPENEALIQEVNQIINALIKEEVRRLIADEKVRPDGRKPDEIRPLSSEVGLLPRAHGSGLFTRGQTQALSVLTLGSISEYQIIDGLGEEEHKRFMHHYNFPNFSVGETGPVRAPGRREIGHGALGERALKYIIPDEKTFPYTVRIVSEVLESNGSSSQASICGSTLALMDAGVPIKAPVAGIAMGLVTRDESYTILTDIQGMEDALGDMDFKVAGTKEGITAIQMDIKIDGLTKEVIEEALEQARQGRLAILDHMLQTIEQPRPELSAYAPKVEILTIKPEKIRDVIGPGGKQINEIIDATGVKLDIEQDGTVYIGSTEQEMINQARSWIESIVREAEVGQIYEGKVKRIEKFGAFVELFPGKDALVHISQIANERINKVEDVLKIGDTLQVKVTEIDKQGRVNASHKVLLNSK from the coding sequence ATGTCTCAAGAAAAAAAGGTATTTAAAACGGAGTGGGCCAATCGACCGTTAACAATTGAAACAGGTCAACTCGCGAAACAAGCGAACGGTGCTGTCCTTGTTCGTTATGGAGATACAGTAGTTTTATCGACGGCAACAGCCTCTAAGGAGCCACGCGATGGTGATTTCTTCCCATTAACAGTAAACTATGAAGAAAAAATGTATGCTGCTGGTAAAATTCCAGGTGGCTTTAAAAAACGTGAAGGACGACCAGCTGATGAAGCAACGTTAACAGCGCGTTTAATTGACCGTCCAATCCGTCCACTTTTCCCAGACGGGTATCGCCATGATGTTCAAATTATGAATATGGTGTTAAGTGCAGACCCAAATTGTTCACCGGAAATGGCAGCAATGATAGGATCATCTATGGCACTCAGTGTCTCTGATATTCCATTCCAAGGCCCTATTGCAGGTGTTAATGTAGGTTATGTAGATGGGGAGTTTGTGATTAACCCTAATTTAGAACAGCAAGCAACATCACGTTTGGATTTAGAAGTTGCTGGACATAAAGATGCGATTAACATGGTAGAAGCGGGAGCAAGTGAAATCACTGAAGCAGAAATGTTAGAAGCGATTTTATTTGGACACAAAGAAATTCAACGTTTATGTGCTTTCCAAGAAGAAATCATTGCGCATATTCAACCTGAAAAACATGACTTTGTGCCGCAAGAAAAAAATGAAACATTAATTGATTCTGTTAAAGCTAAAGCTGAAGCACATCAACTTTATCAAGCAATTCAAACTGTTGATAAGCAAGAACGTGAAGCAAACTTAGATGCTGCAAAAGAAACAATTATAGCTGAATATATTAACGAAGAAGATCCTGAAAATGAGGCTTTAATCCAAGAAGTCAACCAAATTATTAATGCGTTAATTAAAGAAGAAGTACGTCGTCTGATTGCGGATGAGAAAGTGAGACCTGACGGACGTAAACCAGATGAAATTCGACCATTATCTTCAGAAGTTGGATTGTTGCCACGTGCCCATGGTTCAGGCTTATTTACACGAGGTCAAACGCAAGCATTATCTGTGTTAACGCTTGGTTCGATTTCTGAGTACCAAATTATTGATGGTTTAGGTGAAGAAGAACACAAACGATTTATGCACCATTACAATTTCCCGAACTTCTCAGTAGGTGAAACAGGGCCAGTTCGTGCACCTGGTCGTCGCGAAATTGGTCATGGCGCTTTAGGGGAACGCGCATTAAAATATATCATTCCAGATGAAAAAACATTCCCTTACACTGTACGTATCGTAAGTGAAGTTTTAGAATCAAATGGTTCATCATCTCAGGCATCTATCTGTGGTTCAACACTTGCGTTAATGGATGCGGGTGTACCAATTAAAGCGCCTGTAGCAGGAATTGCAATGGGGCTTGTCACACGTGATGAAAGTTATACCATTTTAACTGATATTCAAGGTATGGAAGATGCGTTAGGTGATATGGACTTTAAGGTGGCAGGTACAAAAGAAGGAATCACTGCGATTCAAATGGACATTAAAATAGATGGTTTAACGAAAGAAGTCATTGAAGAAGCCCTTGAACAAGCACGTCAAGGTCGTTTAGCAATTTTAGACCACATGCTTCAAACGATTGAGCAACCACGTCCAGAATTAAGTGCTTATGCACCTAAGGTAGAAATATTAACAATTAAACCAGAAAAAATTAGAGATGTCATAGGTCCTGGCGGTAAACAAATTAATGAAATTATTGATGCAACGGGCGTTAAGTTAGACATTGAACAAGATGGTACGGTTTATATTGGTTCAACAGAACAAGAGATGATTAATCAGGCGCGTTCATGGATTGAAAGTATTGTACGTGAAGCTGAAGTGGGTCAAATCTACGAAGGTAAAGTTAAACGCATTGAAAAATTTGGCGCATTCGTTGAGTTATTCCCAGGTAAAGATGCGTTAGTTCATATTTCACAAATTGCAAATGAACGCATTAATAAAGTAGAAGATGTATTGAAAATTGGAGATACACTTCAAGTCAAAGTTACTGAAATTGATAAACAAGGTCGTGTCAATGCATCACACAAAGTTTTATTAAACTCGAAATAA
- a CDS encoding DNA translocase FtsK: MAQTKKRKSSTSTRRKRTTKKKQKETSLRFVVAIAFVIVIMLGLFQLGIVGIAIDSFFNYLFGLTRYLTYILLLLAIGFLAYNGKLPKSRRLTGSILLQIALLFIAQLYYQATQGAKGKREPVLSFVYQQYEDMRFPNFGGGLFGYHFVNILTPLISIIGVVLLTLTLLISSIILLLKKRHRDVTKLWLENSKTHAEKSYDKYHQYKLKRREARQQKLEQQHIQNTPRDVSNFQEVPFEETAETQDVPTIPIFGHQDQHSPSEPNGSIVSANNSTHTVDEVPKNTSTKAKASDDIKVEAEGTISEAGEIENQAYELPPLTLLDEPKKQQTTSKSEVQQKGKLLETTLKNFGVNARVTQIKIGPAVTQYEVQPAQGVKVSRIVNLHSDIALALAAKDIRIEAPIPGKSAVGIEVPNDNIALVSLKEVLQEKFPTNNKLEVALGRDISGEPMTAELNKMPHLLVAGSTGSGKSVCINGIITSILLNAKPHEVKLMMIDPKMVELNVYNGIPHLLTPVVTNPHKAAQALEKVVGEMERRYDLFQHSGTRNIEGFNAFITRKNKELGEKEPLLPYIVVIVDELADLMMVAGKDVETAITRITQMARAAGIHLIIATQRPSVDVITGLIKNNIPSRIAFAVSSQTDSRTIIDSGGAEKLLGKGDMLFIQNGGSVRTRVQGAFLSDSEVQKIVDYVVAQQSANYVKEMEPSEVVEQNEAESDDPLYKEAYLFVLEQQKASTSLLQRQFRIGYNRASRIMDDLERNQVIGPQKGSKPRQILVDLNDGEV, encoded by the coding sequence ATGGCACAAACAAAAAAACGCAAATCGTCTACATCGACACGTAGAAAACGTACAACTAAAAAGAAACAAAAAGAGACATCATTACGTTTTGTCGTAGCGATTGCTTTTGTTATTGTTATCATGCTCGGTTTATTTCAATTAGGTATCGTTGGTATTGCGATAGATAGTTTTTTTAATTATTTATTTGGATTAACACGTTATTTAACATATATTTTGTTATTGCTAGCAATTGGTTTTCTTGCATATAATGGCAAGCTGCCTAAATCTCGACGATTGACGGGTTCCATCTTACTTCAAATAGCATTATTATTTATTGCACAATTATATTATCAAGCAACACAAGGCGCGAAAGGTAAGCGTGAACCGGTACTCTCGTTTGTATATCAACAATATGAAGATATGCGTTTTCCTAATTTCGGAGGAGGTCTATTTGGATATCATTTTGTAAATATTTTAACACCTTTGATTTCAATTATCGGAGTAGTTTTATTAACACTTACGCTGCTTATATCAAGTATCATTTTATTGTTAAAAAAACGTCATCGAGATGTGACTAAATTGTGGTTAGAAAATTCTAAAACGCATGCTGAGAAGTCTTACGATAAGTATCATCAGTATAAATTAAAGCGACGTGAAGCACGTCAACAAAAATTAGAACAGCAGCACATTCAAAATACCCCTAGAGATGTGTCAAATTTTCAAGAGGTACCTTTTGAGGAAACAGCAGAAACACAAGATGTACCAACTATTCCGATATTTGGGCATCAAGATCAACATTCACCTTCTGAACCAAACGGATCTATAGTATCAGCCAATAATTCGACACATACTGTAGATGAGGTGCCAAAAAACACATCTACAAAAGCAAAAGCATCGGATGACATAAAAGTCGAGGCGGAAGGTACGATTTCTGAAGCGGGTGAGATTGAAAATCAAGCATATGAGCTCCCGCCATTAACCTTATTAGATGAACCGAAAAAACAACAAACTACAAGTAAGTCAGAAGTTCAACAAAAAGGTAAATTATTGGAAACAACTTTAAAAAATTTCGGAGTCAATGCCAGAGTGACTCAAATCAAAATTGGACCTGCTGTAACACAATATGAAGTTCAACCTGCACAAGGAGTAAAAGTGAGTCGCATCGTTAACTTACATAGCGATATCGCTTTAGCACTTGCTGCAAAAGATATTCGTATCGAGGCACCGATACCGGGTAAATCAGCGGTAGGTATTGAAGTACCGAATGACAATATTGCCTTAGTCTCTTTAAAAGAAGTACTTCAAGAGAAATTTCCTACCAATAATAAACTAGAAGTCGCTTTAGGTCGTGATATATCTGGGGAGCCGATGACAGCAGAACTTAATAAAATGCCACATTTACTTGTTGCGGGTTCAACTGGTAGTGGTAAATCTGTTTGTATAAATGGCATTATTACTAGCATATTACTCAATGCAAAACCTCACGAAGTAAAACTTATGATGATTGACCCAAAAATGGTAGAATTAAACGTATACAATGGTATTCCACATTTATTAACCCCTGTTGTAACCAATCCACATAAAGCGGCACAAGCGCTTGAAAAAGTAGTAGGGGAGATGGAACGCCGTTATGATTTATTCCAACATTCAGGGACACGTAATATAGAAGGTTTCAATGCGTTTATCACAAGAAAAAATAAAGAGCTTGGTGAAAAAGAGCCTTTATTGCCTTATATCGTTGTAATTGTCGATGAATTGGCGGATTTAATGATGGTTGCAGGTAAAGATGTTGAAACAGCCATTACACGTATCACACAAATGGCACGAGCTGCGGGAATACATTTAATTATTGCGACTCAACGGCCTTCTGTAGATGTTATTACAGGATTAATTAAAAATAATATTCCCTCCCGGATTGCATTTGCTGTAAGCTCTCAAACGGATTCACGTACAATTATTGATAGTGGTGGCGCAGAAAAATTATTAGGTAAAGGTGACATGTTGTTCATTCAAAATGGCGGTTCCGTACGTACACGTGTGCAAGGTGCGTTTTTAAGTGATAGTGAAGTTCAAAAAATTGTAGACTATGTTGTGGCGCAGCAATCGGCAAATTACGTGAAAGAAATGGAACCAAGTGAAGTAGTAGAGCAGAATGAAGCTGAAAGTGATGATCCTTTATATAAAGAGGCGTATTTATTTGTTTTAGAGCAACAAAAGGCAAGTACGTCACTATTGCAGCGACAATTTAGAATAGGGTATAATCGTGCATCCCGAATTATGGATGATTTAGAGAGAAACCAAGTCATTGGTCCTCAAAAAGGAAGTAAACCTAGACAAATATTAGTGGATTTAAATGATGGAGAGGTGTAA
- the yfmF gene encoding EF-P 5-aminopentanol modification-associated protein YfmF — MNDTQISALDHIHIHKTDKFKTTMITFKFMAPLDIHTMTERSLLSKMLIRATKRWPSDRTFNQHLSTLYGAYVNSYVSKYKDRHVLTLTLEIVNERYLKDAMPLFEKGIELLKEILYHPLIENNAFHSGFLKQEKMLLKKKLTAIEDNKSQIAYLNLLKHMFGNHPYRFMAAGEREHIDQITPESLYHTYRKMLEEDICHIYVVGNVDETEIKHNIAKTFHIRPKAATFKSISKEVKANHTINDVVEYEDVDQAKLNFGFRFNTALGQANYYAFTVFNTMFGGDPSSVLFNEVREQKSLAYSIHSQIDGKNGFLYVTSGVSIKDVEEAKSTIIAAFDRFKRGEFPDEKLQLAKKIILSHRKEAKDRPKHIIEVLHNQLLLTRVEDDTSFIKKIEDVTREDIQKLCQESQLDTIYTMTKAGEADAKDVL; from the coding sequence TTGAACGATACACAAATATCAGCTTTAGATCATATACATATTCATAAAACAGATAAATTTAAAACGACAATGATTACGTTTAAATTTATGGCTCCATTAGACATTCACACGATGACAGAACGATCTTTGTTAAGTAAAATGTTAATTCGTGCTACAAAACGGTGGCCTTCAGATCGAACGTTTAACCAACATTTGTCTACTTTATATGGTGCATATGTGAATAGTTACGTTTCAAAATATAAAGATCGTCACGTTTTAACGTTAACGTTAGAAATTGTGAATGAACGCTATTTAAAAGATGCGATGCCATTGTTTGAAAAGGGAATCGAATTACTCAAGGAAATATTATATCATCCGCTTATTGAAAATAACGCTTTTCATTCTGGATTTTTAAAACAAGAAAAAATGTTGCTTAAGAAAAAATTAACAGCTATAGAGGATAATAAATCACAAATTGCTTACTTAAATTTATTGAAGCATATGTTTGGCAATCATCCATATCGTTTTATGGCAGCAGGTGAACGAGAGCATATTGATCAGATAACGCCAGAAAGCCTATATCATACATATCGTAAAATGTTAGAAGAAGATATTTGCCACATATACGTTGTGGGCAATGTAGATGAAACGGAAATAAAACACAATATTGCTAAAACGTTTCACATTAGACCTAAAGCAGCAACATTTAAGTCGATTTCAAAGGAAGTAAAAGCGAATCATACCATCAATGATGTAGTGGAATATGAGGATGTTGATCAAGCCAAACTTAATTTTGGTTTTCGATTTAATACAGCATTAGGGCAAGCTAATTACTATGCGTTTACTGTTTTTAATACGATGTTTGGAGGCGATCCTTCTTCTGTACTATTTAATGAAGTTAGGGAACAAAAAAGTTTAGCCTATTCGATTCATTCACAAATTGACGGGAAAAATGGATTCCTCTATGTTACAAGTGGCGTGTCGATTAAAGATGTTGAGGAAGCTAAAAGCACGATTATAGCAGCATTTGATCGGTTTAAACGCGGAGAATTTCCAGATGAAAAACTTCAATTAGCGAAAAAAATTATATTATCACATCGTAAAGAAGCGAAAGATCGACCAAAACATATTATTGAGGTATTACATAATCAATTGTTATTAACGCGCGTTGAGGACGATACTTCATTCATCAAAAAAATTGAAGATGTCACGCGAGAAGATATTCAAAAATTATGTCAAGAGTCGCAACTAGATACGATATATACGATGACGAAAGCAGGTGAAGCAGATGCAAAAGACGTATTATGA
- the rpsO gene encoding 30S ribosomal protein S15, with protein MAISQERKNELIKQYRTHESDTGSPEVQIAVLTAEINALNDHLRTHKKDHHSRRGLLKMVGRRRHLLNYLREKDIQRYRELIKSLGIRR; from the coding sequence ATGGCAATTTCACAAGAACGCAAAAATGAATTAATTAAACAATACCGTACACACGAATCTGACACTGGTTCACCAGAAGTTCAAATCGCTGTGTTAACTGCAGAAATTAATGCATTAAACGATCACTTACGTACACATAAAAAAGACCACCACTCTCGTCGTGGTTTATTAAAAATGGTAGGTCGTCGTCGCCATTTATTAAACTATTTACGTGAAAAAGACATTCAACGTTACCGTGAACTTATTAAGTCATTAGGTATCCGTCGTTAA
- the rnjB gene encoding ribonuclease J2 — MNLVKKKNKNIRIIPLGGVGEIAKNMYIIEVDDEMFMLDAGLMFPEDEMLGIDIVIPDIQYVIENKHKLKGIFLTHGHEHAIGAVTYVLEQVDAPVYGSKLTIGLVKENMKARNIDKKIRYYVVNHDSVMRFKGVNVTFFNTTHSIPDSLGVCIHTSYGAIVYTGEFKFDQSLQGHYAPDIQKMAEIGQNGVFALLSDSNEAEKPGYNTPENVIESHMYDAFTKVKGRLIVSCFASNFIRIQQVLNIAARLNRKVSFLGRSLESSFNIARKMGYFDIPKDLLIPINEIENYPKNEIIIIATGMQGEPVEALNQMARQKHKIMNIEPGDSVFLAITASANMEVIIGDTLNELVRAGAEIIPNNKKIHASSHGCMEELKMMLNMMKPEYFIPIQGEFKMQIAHAKLASESGVKPEKIFLVEAGDVINFDGKDMTLNEKVHAGNVLIDGIGVGDVGNIVLRDRHLLAQDGIFIAVVTLDPKNKRIAAGPEIQSRGFVYVRESEALLKEAEEKVREIVEEGLQSQHIEWSEIKQNMRDQISKLLFESTRRRPMIIPVISEI, encoded by the coding sequence TTGAATTTAGTAAAGAAGAAAAATAAAAATATACGTATCATCCCGCTTGGTGGCGTGGGTGAAATTGCGAAAAATATGTATATCATTGAAGTAGACGATGAAATGTTTATGCTTGATGCTGGACTTATGTTTCCAGAAGATGAAATGTTAGGTATCGACATTGTCATTCCGGATATTCAATATGTCATCGAGAATAAACACAAGTTGAAAGGTATATTCTTAACACATGGTCATGAGCATGCCATTGGAGCGGTAACATACGTGCTAGAACAAGTAGATGCACCAGTATATGGTTCTAAACTGACTATTGGTCTCGTTAAAGAAAACATGAAAGCACGTAATATTGACAAAAAAATAAGATATTATGTGGTTAATCATGATTCTGTAATGCGCTTTAAAGGAGTCAATGTGACATTCTTTAACACGACGCATAGTATTCCAGATAGTTTAGGGGTATGTATTCATACGTCATACGGTGCCATTGTATATACAGGCGAATTTAAATTTGATCAAAGTTTACAAGGTCATTATGCACCGGATATTCAAAAGATGGCTGAAATCGGTCAAAATGGTGTTTTTGCACTTCTCAGTGATTCAAATGAAGCGGAAAAACCTGGGTATAATACACCAGAAAATGTGATTGAGTCTCACATGTATGATGCATTCACAAAGGTTAAAGGTCGTTTAATCGTATCATGTTTTGCTTCGAATTTTATTCGTATCCAACAAGTGTTGAACATTGCAGCACGACTAAATCGTAAAGTGTCGTTTTTAGGGCGTTCACTCGAAAGTTCATTTAACATTGCACGAAAAATGGGATATTTTGATATTCCAAAAGATTTATTGATTCCAATTAATGAAATAGAAAATTATCCAAAAAACGAAATAATAATTATTGCTACTGGTATGCAAGGTGAGCCAGTGGAAGCATTAAATCAAATGGCCCGTCAAAAACACAAAATTATGAATATTGAGCCAGGTGACTCTGTCTTTCTAGCCATAACAGCTTCAGCTAATATGGAAGTTATTATCGGAGATACACTTAATGAACTCGTGCGCGCAGGTGCAGAAATCATTCCGAATAACAAAAAAATTCACGCATCTAGTCACGGATGCATGGAAGAACTTAAAATGATGTTAAACATGATGAAACCTGAATATTTCATTCCTATTCAAGGTGAATTCAAAATGCAAATTGCGCATGCCAAACTGGCTAGTGAGTCTGGTGTCAAACCCGAAAAAATATTCCTTGTAGAAGCTGGAGATGTTATCAATTTTGATGGCAAAGATATGACTTTAAATGAAAAAGTTCATGCTGGCAATGTCCTTATTGATGGAATTGGTGTTGGTGATGTCGGAAACATTGTTTTACGCGACAGACATTTACTTGCCCAAGATGGCATCTTTATAGCGGTCGTTACATTAGATCCAAAAAATAAAAGAATCGCGGCTGGACCTGAAATTCAATCACGTGGTTTTGTATATGTACGTGAAAGTGAAGCATTACTCAAAGAAGCAGAAGAAAAAGTACGTGAAATTGTTGAAGAAGGTTTACAATCTCAACATATTGAATGGTCGGAAATTAAGCAAAATATGCGTGATCAAATTAGTAAATTATTATTTGAGAGCACGCGTCGACGACCAATGATAATTCCAGTCATCTCAGAAATTTAA
- a CDS encoding bifunctional riboflavin kinase/FAD synthetase, whose protein sequence is MEVIEITHPIQPEQYIQEDIAIALGFFDGLHRGHQALIEKLNEVANARHLKKAVMTFDPHPSVVLNPKQKRTTYLTPLDDKLNLLRQYEIDYCLVVNFSSRFAEVSSESFVKDYLLKNRAQVIVAGFDFTFGKYGKGNMAMLQEYREQFDCITVGKQDIDNEKISTTAIREALKKGNLQKANEQLGYRYQIKGTVVQGEKRGRTIGFPTANIEPSDDYLLPTKGVYAVTMKIGSSDTIYRGVCNVGVKPTFHEDLPQVVIEVNIFDFDDTIYGERVVLYWHHYIRPELKFDGIDPLVAQMNQDKERAKYLLSVDFGDKVSYNK, encoded by the coding sequence ATGGAAGTTATAGAAATTACACACCCCATTCAACCTGAGCAGTACATTCAAGAGGATATTGCAATTGCATTAGGATTTTTTGACGGCCTCCACCGTGGGCATCAAGCATTGATCGAAAAATTGAATGAGGTTGCAAACGCGCGTCACCTAAAAAAAGCAGTCATGACTTTTGATCCCCATCCTTCAGTCGTTTTAAATCCTAAACAAAAGCGTACGACATATTTAACACCTTTAGATGATAAACTCAACCTTTTACGCCAATATGAAATTGATTATTGCTTAGTAGTCAATTTTTCATCTCGTTTCGCAGAAGTCTCTTCAGAATCTTTTGTGAAAGATTATTTATTGAAAAATCGAGCTCAAGTCATTGTTGCTGGATTTGATTTTACTTTTGGTAAATATGGTAAAGGCAATATGGCCATGTTACAGGAGTACAGAGAGCAATTCGACTGTATTACAGTAGGCAAACAGGATATTGATAATGAGAAAATTTCCACGACGGCTATACGTGAAGCGTTAAAAAAAGGGAATTTACAAAAAGCAAATGAACAATTAGGCTATCGTTATCAAATTAAAGGGACTGTCGTCCAAGGTGAGAAACGTGGACGTACGATTGGATTTCCGACTGCTAATATAGAACCTAGTGATGACTATTTGTTACCAACGAAAGGTGTTTATGCAGTCACGATGAAAATAGGATCGAGTGACACTATATATAGAGGCGTTTGTAATGTGGGTGTTAAACCAACATTCCATGAAGATTTGCCTCAAGTGGTTATCGAAGTCAATATATTCGATTTTGATGATACGATTTACGGTGAACGCGTTGTATTATACTGGCATCATTATATTCGTCCTGAATTAAAATTTGATGGAATCGACCCTTTAGTCGCACAGATGAATCAAGATAAAGAACGTGCCAAATATTTATTATCTGTTGATTTTGGTGATAAAGTATCTTATAATAAATAA
- a CDS encoding GntR family transcriptional regulator, translating into MSVTPEVNKVKAWILNQIETEALKPGESLPSIFNLARTCDVSTEHVTVAIHELITEQIVTENFEEGARVNIPQPFFYPLDELMSISRMISDKGYAHGTVFLSLDQEPASLHDSRVMNVEPNETITVIERIRTADNHPVVYCLDKVAANVLDYYGQHHQQTSILKAIEQVTEKEIAYAETEIQAISYEPYISDALESDPHDGLMLLKQVHYTEDDMPILYSLNYFKSSLVKFRTIRKRL; encoded by the coding sequence ATGTCTGTAACACCAGAGGTAAATAAAGTTAAAGCTTGGATATTAAATCAAATTGAAACAGAAGCTTTGAAACCTGGCGAATCACTCCCAAGTATTTTTAACTTGGCGCGAACGTGTGACGTAAGTACTGAGCACGTCACTGTGGCAATACATGAGTTAATTACTGAACAAATTGTCACTGAAAATTTTGAAGAAGGTGCGCGTGTAAATATACCGCAACCCTTCTTTTACCCATTAGATGAATTGATGAGTATTAGCCGCATGATTTCTGACAAAGGCTATGCTCATGGGACAGTATTTTTAAGTTTAGATCAAGAGCCAGCATCTTTACACGATAGTCGAGTGATGAATGTAGAACCAAATGAAACAATTACAGTTATAGAGCGTATACGTACTGCAGATAATCACCCAGTCGTCTATTGTTTAGACAAAGTTGCAGCTAACGTTTTAGATTATTACGGTCAACATCACCAACAAACCTCAATTTTGAAAGCGATTGAACAAGTTACTGAAAAAGAAATTGCCTATGCTGAAACAGAAATACAAGCCATTAGTTATGAACCGTATATATCAGATGCGCTAGAGTCTGATCCCCATGACGGTTTAATGTTGTTAAAACAAGTTCATTATACAGAAGATGACATGCCAATCTTGTATTCCTTAAATTATTTTAAAAGTAGTCTCGTTAAGTTTCGTACGATTCGAAAACGTCTATAA
- a CDS encoding neutral metalloprotease, translated as MINKKKLVTSLVTSSLLATFTLGSFADAHTYIINNEDINKNAQESSIGTLKQNNFKQSTIDSMKPRNLQSFQEDKVFKAPKEKTPITERARKSENALSNSKLNDVRSFTTVNMRTNENERTAAKLKYNGKNTNVWVADNYITDKQAKNIGEEFDNKIDPLVKEKFGEPSDVDHDGKVNILVYDIKDDFETTGSYTGGYFHPRDLYDVPHSNKAEVFYMDTYPSMGTDKNNLNEKKVYSTLAHEYQHMVNANQKLLKEQKEDGMDVWLDEAFAMASEHMYLQKPLDHRIEYYNNSTSIANGHSLIKWNHRGDVLSNYALSYLFSQYLSAQSDNGDKIFKEILQDPANTSEALENAIHKHVDPKMSLGEFMTNFRVALEKKEATGLHGFNGAPGLNSISPKPVRELPQTLAPQGSVMFETTSPIKVPKDKDEKVNYVKVK; from the coding sequence ATGATAAACAAAAAGAAATTGGTTACGTCACTTGTCACAAGTTCGTTACTTGCAACTTTCACTTTAGGGTCTTTTGCAGATGCACACACTTACATCATTAATAACGAGGATATTAATAAAAATGCGCAAGAGTCATCGATTGGTACTTTAAAACAAAACAATTTTAAACAGAGTACGATAGATTCGATGAAACCTAGAAATTTACAATCCTTTCAAGAAGATAAAGTATTTAAAGCACCTAAAGAAAAAACACCAATTACAGAGCGTGCACGAAAATCTGAAAATGCATTATCAAATTCAAAATTAAACGATGTTCGCTCATTTACAACCGTAAATATGAGAACGAATGAAAATGAACGTACAGCTGCTAAATTAAAATATAATGGTAAAAATACGAATGTTTGGGTTGCTGATAATTATATTACAGATAAACAAGCAAAGAACATTGGAGAAGAATTTGATAATAAAATTGATCCCCTTGTTAAAGAAAAATTTGGTGAACCTTCAGACGTTGACCACGATGGAAAAGTAAATATTTTAGTCTATGACATTAAAGATGACTTTGAAACAACAGGTTCATACACTGGTGGATATTTCCATCCGAGAGATCTTTACGATGTGCCTCATTCAAATAAAGCAGAAGTCTTTTATATGGACACGTACCCATCAATGGGAACGGATAAAAATAATCTAAATGAAAAGAAAGTCTATTCAACACTTGCTCATGAGTATCAACATATGGTGAATGCGAACCAAAAATTACTCAAAGAACAAAAAGAAGATGGAATGGATGTTTGGTTAGATGAAGCATTTGCAATGGCAAGTGAACATATGTATCTTCAAAAACCTTTAGATCATAGAATTGAATATTACAACAATTCTACATCTATAGCGAATGGCCATTCTTTAATTAAATGGAATCATCGCGGTGACGTGCTTTCAAACTACGCATTATCTTATCTATTTTCACAATATTTAAGTGCGCAAAGTGATAACGGCGATAAAATTTTTAAAGAGATTTTACAAGATCCAGCAAATACAAGTGAAGCATTAGAAAATGCCATTCATAAACATGTGGATCCTAAAATGTCACTTGGGGAATTTATGACTAACTTTAGAGTAGCATTAGAGAAAAAAGAAGCTACTGGATTACATGGTTTTAATGGTGCACCGGGATTGAATAGCATTAGTCCTAAACCTGTTCGTGAATTACCTCAAACATTAGCACCACAAGGGTCAGTTATGTTTGAAACAACATCACCAATTAAAGTACCTAAAGATAAAGATGAAAAAGTTAATTATGTTAAAGTAAAATAA